A genome region from Bufo gargarizans isolate SCDJY-AF-19 chromosome 2, ASM1485885v1, whole genome shotgun sequence includes the following:
- the LOC122929584 gene encoding uncharacterized protein C1orf158 homolog encodes MAAYSDSAKKWSLPGWRIEQRYSNKVLIGNWVEERKKFRRSSLPTSKSCYEKDFVQFSDSKPDRIQRRGFLKRMEGLPGHHLLSHHGQLSSRHLVSQYDDDYIRSGNSTLPPLRSWDGNSLTWVPEKSDFPSTAPPTNFGLLQGKQKLWRDQVSEELRSIYSASYRQPPPSAFMTSRFGVAPRVLSSTMHQPNNANKALDFKSQAYLQVPDNPVQRTNNLIMESAS; translated from the exons ATGGCTGCATACTCAGACAGTGCCAAGAAGTGGTCTCTGCCGGGATGGAGGATAGAGCAGAGATATTCCAACAAAGTGCTGATTGGAAACTGGGTGGAGGAGAGAAAAAAG TTTAGGAGAAGCAGTCTCCCGACATCGAAGAGCTGCTATGAAAAAGACTTTGTACAGTTCTCAGACAGTAAGCCGGATCGAATACAGAGGAGAGGTTTCTTAAAAAGAATGGAG GGTTTACCAGGACATCATTTACTGTCACATCACGGACAGCTGAGTTCTAGGCACTTAGTATCACAGTATGATGACGATTACATAAGAAGTGGAAACTCTACTTTACCTCCTCTTCGGAGCTGGGATGGAAACAGTCTGACCTGGGTCCCAGAAAAATCAGATTTTCCTTCTacag CTCCACCAACCAATTTTGGTCTCCTGCAAGGAAAGCAAAAACTCTGGAGAGACCAAGTCTCTGAAGAGCTGAGAAGCATCTATTCTGCGTCATACAGGCAACCACCACCCTCTGCCTTTATGACATCCCGCTTTGGAGTGGCTCCCCGTGTCCTCTCCAGTACTATGCATCAGCCCAATAATGCTAATAAAGCTTTAGACTTTAAATCTCAAGCATACCTTCAGGTCCCGGATAACCCAGTTCAGAGAACTAACAACCTGATAATGGAGTCAGCATCCTAA